The proteins below come from a single Xenopus tropicalis strain Nigerian chromosome 9, UCB_Xtro_10.0, whole genome shotgun sequence genomic window:
- the npw gene encoding neuropeptide W, with protein MVRPAATVGWWFLGFLLLLLPHPGTPWYKHSASPRYHTVGRASGLLIGVRRSPYLWRRQMTEDKVEENQQREVEGMKVTQGAERSNFLSDPRETPERWEKQLEQERSLEEVRRDLQEKEEELQWSRRSLQGSGEQKRRLPSPAEDLGLYKEERSTFPGGEDRPPALDNFSVPEEQGTGDQERELQMQGESNQPWTRQSRADLHTLDTESVPSGSWNEDHISCDDFKLIFYKFLCQSSLRFLSQTPLRARRQRSTTDELEGLH; from the exons ATGGTGCGACCTGCTGCTACGGTCGGTTGGTGGTTTCTTGGCTTTTTGCTGCTTCTTCTCCCCCATCCAGGGACCCCCTGGTACAAGCATTCGGCCAGCCCCCGATATCACACAGTGGGCAGAGCTTCTGGACTTCTGATTGGGGTCCGCAGGTCGCCTTATTTATGGAGAAGACAAATGACAGAGGACAAAGTTGAAGAGAACCAGCAGAGAGAAGTTGAGGGCATGAAGGTGACACAGGGTGCAGAGAGAAGCAACTTCCTTTCAGATCCCAGGGAGACCCCTGAGAGGTGGGAGAAGCAGCTGGAGCAAGAGAGGAGCCTGGAGGAGGTGAGAAGGGACCTGCAGGAGAAAGAAGAAGAGCTCCAGTGGAGCAGGAGAAGCCTTCAGGGCTCAGGGGAGCAGAAGAGGAGACTTCCCTCACCAGCAGAAGATCTGGGTCTATACAAAGAGGAAAGAAGCACCTTCCCAGGAGGAGAGGACCGACCTCCAGCCTTGGACAACTTCTCTGTACCAGAGGAACAGGGGACAGGGGACCAAGAGAGGGAGCTGCAAATGCAGGGGGAGTCCAACCAGCCATGGACTAGGCAAAGTAGGGCAGATCTTCACACTTTGGACACTGAG AGCGTTCCCTCTGGATCCTGGAATGAGGACCATATCTCCTGTGATGACTTCAAACTGATTTTTTACAAGTTCCTCTGTCAATCCAGCCTCCGCTTTTTGTCTCAGACCCCACTGAGAGCCAGAAGACAGAGAAGTACAACAGATGAACTTGAAGGGCTCCATTAA